CCCTGCAACAAGACCTTCGCCGCGGTGGAGCGCTACGGTTTCATCTGGGTCTGGCCCGGCGACCAGGCCCTGGCCGACCCGGCGCTGATCCATCACCTGGAATGGGCCGACAACGATCAATGGGCCTATGGCGGCGGGTTGTTCCACATCCAGTGCGACTACCGGCTGATGATCGACAACCTGATGGACCTGACCCACGAAACCTACGTGCATGCCTCCAGCATCGGCCAGAAGGAAATCGACGAGGCGCCACCGCAGACCACGGTAGACGGCGATCAGGTGGTCACCGCCCGGCACATGCACAACGTCATGCCGCCGCCCTTCTGGCGCATGGCCCTGCGCGGCAACCAGCTGGCCGACGACGTGCCGGTGGACCGCTGGCAGATCTGCCGCTTCAGCCCGCCCAGCCATGTGCTGATCGAAGTCGGCGTGGCCCATGCCGGCCACGGTGGCTACGACGCCCCTGCGCAGTACAAGGCGTCGAGCATCGTGGTGGATTTCATCACCCCAGAAAGTGACACCTCGATCTGGTACTTCTGGGGCATGGCGCGCAACTTCAACCCCCAGGACCAGGCGCTCACCGAGAGCATCCGCGAAGGCCAGGGCAAGATCTTCAGCGAGGACCTGGAGATGCTTGAGCGCCAGCAGCAGAACCTTCTCGCCCAGCCCCAGCGCAACCTGCTCAAGCTCAATATCGACGCCGGCGGCGTGCAGTCGCGCCGGGTCCTGGAGCGGCTGATCGCCCAGGAGCGCGAGCCCCGGGAACCCTTGATCGCCACAAGCCGTTAACCCCCCGAACCCGACAGGCTGGCGGCCCGGATGCGGCCACTGGCGAGGACCGATGATGATCGACGTACTGGTGGCCGCGCGCCACGACGAAGCCCTGGACATCTGCAGCTTCGAACTGGCCGCGGCCGACGCAAGCCCCCTGCCCGCCTTCAGCGCCGGCGCCCATATCGACGTGCATCTGGCCAACGGCCTGGTGCGCCAATACTCCCTGTGCAACCACCCCGCAGAGCGCCACCGCTACCTGATCGGCGTGCTCAAGGACCCTGCCTCCCGCGGCGGCTCCAGCAGCCTGCACCAGCAACTGGAGGTAGGCACGCGCCTGCGCATCAGCGAGCCACGCAACCTCTTTGCCCTGGAGCACGCAGCACGGCGCAGCCTGCTGTTCGCCGGCGGCATCGGCATTACCCCGCTCCTCAGCATGGCCGAACAGCTGGCCCACAGCGGCGCGGATTTCCAGCTGCACTACTGCGCTCGTTCGGCCCAGCGCGCGGCCTTCGTCCAGCGCTTGCAGGCCTCGCCCTTTGCCGAGCGGGTGAGCCTGCATTTCGACGAACAACCGGACACCGCCCTGGATATCGCCCAGGCCCTGGCCGGGCCCCGGGACGACGTGCACCTGTATGTCTGCGGCCCCGGTGGCTTCATGCAACACGTGCTGGACAACGCCCGGGCCCAGGGCTGGAAGGAGCAATGCCTGCACCGCGAATATTTCAGCGCTGCGCCCATCGACCACAGCGCCGACGCCAGCTTCGCGGTGAAGCTGGCCAGCAGCGGCCAGGTGTTCCAGGTACCGGCCGATCGCAGCGTGGTCCAGGTGCTGCAGGACCAGGGCATCGAAGTGCCGATTTCCTGCGAGCAAGGGATCTGCGGCACCTGCCTGATCCGGGTGCTGGAAGGGGTACCGGAGCACCGCGACCTGTTCCTCACCGAGGACGAGCAGGCGCGCAACGATCAGTTCACGCCCTGCTGTTCCCGGGCCAGGAGCCCGCTGCTGGTGCTGGATCTGTAGAGCCTCACTGCGGGCGCAGGATCAGCCTCATGCGCTCGTCGGCCACGGCCGAGCCGAAGATCTCGGCATAGCGCAAGGTGGCGTTGGCATGCTCGCGCATCAGGGCCTCGGCCCGCGCGCCCTGGCCATTGACCAGGGCATCGAATATCGAGTGATGCTGCATGTGGGCATAGTTGAAGCGCCGGTATTCCCGGGCCATGTCCTGGCGGTCTACTGCCAGGGCGGTGACCGAGGCGAAAGGCAGGTGGTCGTTGCGCGCCAGGGCATCAGCGATCGCCGGGTTGCCGCTGCCCGCCACGATCACCTGGTGAAAACGCATGTTGAGGTCGTGATAGAGCTCCAGGTCCTCTTCGTTGACATAGCCCTTGTCGAACAGCGCATCGCCCTCGACCAGGCAGCGTTCGAGAATCGCCCGGCCCTCGGCCGACAGCCCGCGCTCGGCGGTCTGGCGCGCCGCCAGGCCTTCCAGCACCCCGCGCACCTCCACCGCCCCGGCGATGTCTTCGGCGCTCACCGAACGCACCTGAAACCCGCGACCGCCGAACCGCACCAGCAGGCCTTCCTGCTCCAGGGTGCGAAAGGCCATGCGCACCGGCATGCGTGACACCCCGAACAGCTCGGCGGTGGGCACCTCCATCAAGCGCTCGCCTGCCGCCAACTCGCCCGAGGCGATCATCTTGCGCAGCGCGACCAGCACCGTTTGACCGGGTTTGCTCATCCGGGCAGCTTCCTGAAAACGTGGGCGGCCATAGTAACGCAAGCCCCCCCGCAACACGCACCCCGAGATTGCCGTAGCCATACGAAGCAGCACGAAACAGCGGCTACCTTGTAGCCGCTGCCGAGCCTCGGCGAGGCTGCGCAAAGGTCCGCAGGACCTTGCCTGGCGATCTGCCGCCGGACCTCCAGCGCCCGTGGAATCGCTGCGTCTGCTGCGTCGGAATGCCGCCCAAGCCGTTCGCAGCCTGCGGCAGCGGCTACAGGGTTTTCAGAGCGACAGCGGGTAGCTGACAATCAGCCGGGTCTGGTCGAAGTCGCTGTTGAAACTGCGTCGGTTGGTGGCGTTGTTCAGCCGCAGGCTGAGGTTCTTCAAGGTGCCGCTCTGCAGGGTGTAGCCGATCTCGGTATCGCGCTCCCACTCATGGCCGTCATTGCCCACCTTGGTGGTGGCGCTGTCGCCACGACCGTAGCGCACCATGGCCAGCAGCCCGGGAATCCCCGAGGCGGCGAAGTCATAGTCATAACGCACCTGCCACGAACGCTCGCCGGCGTTGCTGAAGTTGCCGTTGAACATGTCGTTGCCCAGGGTCCGGCCGCTGCTGCCGTAGACCGACATCCAGGGGCTGTCGCCGCTGACTTTCTGCAACCCCAGGTACAGCGTGTGCCCGGCCCGGGAGGCGGAGAACAGACCATAGGCGGTGTGGCTGTCGACCCGGCCGATACGCGCGCTGCCATCGTCGCGGTCGATGAAGTAGCCCAGGTTCGCCCCCAGGGTCCAGTCCCCCAGCGGTTGCTTGTGCAGCAGGTTGAAGTAGCTCTGGCGGTAGATGTCCTCCAGCTGCGAATGCCAGACCCCGAGCAAGGTGCGCTGCTGGTTGAAGCGGTATTCGGCACCGGCGTAGTTGAAGCCGTCGGACTTGACCCCGGGCGCGGCCCAGGCCGAAAGGTCCTGCATGTCCGAGGAGTTGCGCAGGCTGACGGCACGGTACTGCCCGGCCTGCAGCCCCAGGCCGCTGATCTCTCGGGAGACCAGCATGGCCCCGCGGAAGGTTTGCGGCAGCAGGCGGCCGTCGTCATAACGCAGCAGTGGAATGTCCGGCAGCAGCTCGCCGACCTTGAACTCGGTGGCGGAAATCCGCGCCTTGAGGGCCGCTCCGGCGCGACCGAAATTGTCCGCGGCGCGCCCGTCGTCGTGCACCGGCAGCAACTCCGAACCGCTGGCCTGGCGACTGCTGTCGAGCTTGAGGCCGAACAGGCCGATGGCGTCCAGGCCAAAGCCCACGGTGCCCGGGGTGTAGCCGGAGCTGAACTTGAGGATAAAGCCCTGGGCCCACTCCTCGACCTGGCCCTTGGGCGCGTCATGGTCACGAAAATCCCGGTTGAAGTAGTAGTTGCGCAGCAGCAGGTCGGTCTTGCTCCCCTCGAAAAAACCGCTGTCGTCGGCGGCCCAGGCGGGCACGCACAGGCCCACGGACAAGCAAGCCCCCACCAGGGAACGGCACTGCATCGGATGACGGGTGTTCATTATTATTGTTCTCCGCTTTTCATAGGCGCAGCCGTGCCCGACAGGCCGACAAGGGCCCGCGCGCTCACGGATGCTCAAAAGCCCGGCCAGGGCGGCCGGGCGTTATTCAAAGGTGCCGGGTCAGAAGGGATACTGACGCGGCCGGTGCTGCAGGCTGATCCAGTGGTCCCGGGTGAATTCATCAATCGCCCAGTCGCCGTTGAAGCGCCCAAGGCCTGAGTTCTTCTCGCCACCGAAGGGCGCGTTGGCCTCGTCGTTCACCGGCACATCGTTGATGTGGGTCATGCCGGCGCGCACCTGCCGGGCGAAGTTCACCCCGCGCTCCAGGTTGCCGGTGAACACTGCACTGGCCAGGCCGAATTCGCTGTCGTTGGCCAGCTCCAGGGCATGGGCTTCGTCCCGGGCGCGCAGCAGCCCCACCAGCGGGCCGAAGATTTCATTGCGCGCCAGGTCCATGTCGGCACGCACTTCGCCGTACACATGGGGCGCCAGCAGGTTGCCGTTCTGCCCGCCCTCGTACAGTGGCTCGGCGCCCTGCTCGCGGGCCAGGGCGATCTTGTCCTGCAGGCCCTGCAACTGGCGGGCGTTGATCACCGGGCCGATCACTGTGTCCAGCGATTGCGGATCACCCACCTTGAGCTGCTTGACCCGGGCCACGAAGCGCTGGGCGAAGGCGTCATAGAGGCGCTCGTCGACGATGATGCGGTTGATCGCCATGCAGATCTGCCCCTGGTGCAGGAACTTGCCGAACACCGCGGCGTTCACCGCCTGTTCCAGGTCGGCATCGTCCAGTACCACGAACGGGCTGTTGCCCCCCAATTCAAGCGCCACGTGCTTGAGGTGCTCGCCGCCACTGGCGATGCGGCCGATGCCGCGCCCCACCGGGGTCGAGCCGGTGAAGGTGATCAGCGCCGGCACCGGGTGCTCGACAAAGGCATCGCCGATCTCGCTACCGGCCCCCACCACCACGCTGAACACCCCGGCGGGCAGGCCCGCTTCCTCGAAGATCCTGGCCAGCAGCAGGCCGCCGCACACCGGCGTATCGCTGGCCGGCTTGACCACCACCGCGTTGCCCAGGGCCAGGGCCGGGGCGATGGAGCGCTGGGTCAGGTGCAGCGGGAAGTTCCACGGGCTGATCACTCCGACCACCCCCAGGGCGCTGCGGTACACCCGGCTTTCCTTGCCCGGCACATCGGATTCGACAATCCGCCCGTGGACCCGCGCCGGGAAGGACGCCGCCTCCAGGGTGATGGCCCGCGCCGCGCCCCACTCGGCCAGG
The DNA window shown above is from Pseudomonas protegens CHA0 and carries:
- a CDS encoding GntR family transcriptional regulator is translated as MSKPGQTVLVALRKMIASGELAAGERLMEVPTAELFGVSRMPVRMAFRTLEQEGLLVRFGGRGFQVRSVSAEDIAGAVEVRGVLEGLAARQTAERGLSAEGRAILERCLVEGDALFDKGYVNEEDLELYHDLNMRFHQVIVAGSGNPAIADALARNDHLPFASVTALAVDRQDMAREYRRFNYAHMQHHSIFDALVNGQGARAEALMREHANATLRYAEIFGSAVADERMRLILRPQ
- a CDS encoding PDR/VanB family oxidoreductase, with product MIDVLVAARHDEALDICSFELAAADASPLPAFSAGAHIDVHLANGLVRQYSLCNHPAERHRYLIGVLKDPASRGGSSSLHQQLEVGTRLRISEPRNLFALEHAARRSLLFAGGIGITPLLSMAEQLAHSGADFQLHYCARSAQRAAFVQRLQASPFAERVSLHFDEQPDTALDIAQALAGPRDDVHLYVCGPGGFMQHVLDNARAQGWKEQCLHREYFSAAPIDHSADASFAVKLASSGQVFQVPADRSVVQVLQDQGIEVPISCEQGICGTCLIRVLEGVPEHRDLFLTEDEQARNDQFTPCCSRARSPLLVLDL
- a CDS encoding aldehyde dehydrogenase family protein; amino-acid sequence: MSDSNAVYRDLHLQPIAGQWRAGASGKTLVVSNPFDGAQLLELAQANRSDLDAAYAKAAQVQPQWAALGPSQRAAVLHQAVAIFDRRQEEIVDWIIRESGSTRIKALAEWGAARAITLEAASFPARVHGRIVESDVPGKESRVYRSALGVVGVISPWNFPLHLTQRSIAPALALGNAVVVKPASDTPVCGGLLLARIFEEAGLPAGVFSVVVGAGSEIGDAFVEHPVPALITFTGSTPVGRGIGRIASGGEHLKHVALELGGNSPFVVLDDADLEQAVNAAVFGKFLHQGQICMAINRIIVDERLYDAFAQRFVARVKQLKVGDPQSLDTVIGPVINARQLQGLQDKIALAREQGAEPLYEGGQNGNLLAPHVYGEVRADMDLARNEIFGPLVGLLRARDEAHALELANDSEFGLASAVFTGNLERGVNFARQVRAGMTHINDVPVNDEANAPFGGEKNSGLGRFNGDWAIDEFTRDHWISLQHRPRQYPF
- a CDS encoding aromatic ring-hydroxylating oxygenase subunit alpha codes for the protein MYPKNAWYVACTPDELQGKPLGRQICGEHMVFYRAHEGRVAAVEDFCPHRGAPLSLGYVENGNLVCGYHGLVMGCDGKTVEMPGQRVRGFPCNKTFAAVERYGFIWVWPGDQALADPALIHHLEWADNDQWAYGGGLFHIQCDYRLMIDNLMDLTHETYVHASSIGQKEIDEAPPQTTVDGDQVVTARHMHNVMPPPFWRMALRGNQLADDVPVDRWQICRFSPPSHVLIEVGVAHAGHGGYDAPAQYKASSIVVDFITPESDTSIWYFWGMARNFNPQDQALTESIREGQGKIFSEDLEMLERQQQNLLAQPQRNLLKLNIDAGGVQSRRVLERLIAQEREPREPLIATSR
- a CDS encoding OprD family porin, translating into MQCRSLVGACLSVGLCVPAWAADDSGFFEGSKTDLLLRNYYFNRDFRDHDAPKGQVEEWAQGFILKFSSGYTPGTVGFGLDAIGLFGLKLDSSRQASGSELLPVHDDGRAADNFGRAGAALKARISATEFKVGELLPDIPLLRYDDGRLLPQTFRGAMLVSREISGLGLQAGQYRAVSLRNSSDMQDLSAWAAPGVKSDGFNYAGAEYRFNQQRTLLGVWHSQLEDIYRQSYFNLLHKQPLGDWTLGANLGYFIDRDDGSARIGRVDSHTAYGLFSASRAGHTLYLGLQKVSGDSPWMSVYGSSGRTLGNDMFNGNFSNAGERSWQVRYDYDFAASGIPGLLAMVRYGRGDSATTKVGNDGHEWERDTEIGYTLQSGTLKNLSLRLNNATNRRSFNSDFDQTRLIVSYPLSL